A window of the Hyphomicrobiales bacterium 4NK60-0047b genome harbors these coding sequences:
- a CDS encoding molybdopterin-dependent oxidoreductase: MTISKEPEKGLYEFFESNPKEADKEFFGRETHADRRGFLKGAGLATMGAMVGSAIPFHQNMPAGFIPAAFASEDVLVGKDGLTLLNDRPVNAETPAHLLNDLITPTSRHFIRNNGIPPENVNPETWELTIDGLVKTPLKLSIADLKKNFKIHTLALAIECGGNGRSAFDPPAKGNQWTLGAVACSEWTGVKLKDVLEKAGVKSNAIYTAHEGADAHLSGKPGKLPISRGMPIEKAMTDNILIAWAQNGAPIHPNNGAPLRLVVPGWPGSLSHKWLNRIYLRDVEHDGPKMTGTAYRVPKYPVAPGTKVDKKDFEIIERMPVKSLITSHKTGSKIGKEIEVKGHAWSGDRKIKKVEISIDFGTTWQKVKLNDPINDGAWQSWSGKVKFPQAGYYEVWARATDDAGDQQPFALAWNPKGYLNNTLHRVALTVA; this comes from the coding sequence ATGACGATTTCCAAAGAGCCAGAAAAAGGGCTTTATGAATTCTTTGAAAGCAATCCAAAAGAAGCCGATAAAGAGTTTTTCGGCCGAGAAACACATGCAGATAGAAGAGGTTTTTTAAAAGGAGCTGGCTTAGCCACAATGGGAGCTATGGTAGGTTCAGCCATACCTTTTCATCAAAACATGCCAGCCGGTTTTATCCCAGCCGCATTTGCGAGTGAAGACGTGTTGGTAGGGAAAGATGGCCTGACATTGCTTAATGATCGGCCAGTAAATGCAGAAACACCGGCCCATTTATTAAATGACCTAATAACCCCAACAAGCCGCCATTTTATTCGAAATAATGGCATTCCACCAGAGAATGTGAACCCAGAGACTTGGGAGTTGACGATTGACGGATTGGTGAAAACTCCGCTGAAATTATCAATCGCAGATTTAAAGAAGAATTTTAAAATCCATACACTAGCTCTGGCCATTGAATGCGGCGGAAATGGGCGTTCAGCTTTTGATCCTCCAGCCAAAGGCAACCAATGGACATTGGGAGCCGTTGCGTGCTCAGAATGGACCGGCGTGAAATTAAAAGATGTGTTGGAAAAAGCCGGTGTAAAATCAAACGCTATTTACACAGCTCACGAAGGAGCAGATGCGCATCTATCTGGCAAACCAGGTAAATTACCAATTTCTCGTGGCATGCCAATTGAAAAGGCAATGACTGACAATATCCTAATTGCTTGGGCGCAAAATGGCGCACCAATTCACCCTAATAATGGCGCTCCACTACGCCTTGTAGTCCCTGGTTGGCCAGGCTCACTCTCACACAAATGGCTAAATAGGATTTATTTGCGTGATGTAGAGCATGACGGCCCTAAAATGACAGGTACGGCTTACCGCGTGCCTAAATATCCAGTCGCACCCGGTACAAAAGTTGATAAAAAAGATTTCGAAATTATCGAGCGCATGCCAGTGAAGTCCCTCATTACCTCGCATAAAACAGGTAGTAAAATTGGCAAAGAAATTGAAGTAAAAGGCCACGCCTGGTCAGGTGATAGAAAAATCAAAAAAGTAGAGATCTCAATAGACTTCGGTACCACCTGGCAGAAAGTCAAACTCAACGATCCTATTAATGATGGAGCCTGGCAAAGCTGGAGCGGAAAAGTAAAATTCCCTCAAGCAGGATATTATGAAGTTTGGGCAAGAGCAACTGATGATGCTGGCGACCAGCAGCCATTTGCTTTGGCATGGAACCCAAAAGGCTATCTGAATAATACTTTACATCGAGTTGCTCTAACTGTGGCTTAA